The segment TTAGGCACGGTGCAAAAGTCAATGCTGGGCAAGCACTTCAAGCATCATTAAATGCCTACGAAAAGGAAAAGTCACTAATTTAGTTCCTTATATTTTTCAAGAAAATTGACAATAATAAATCTATTGGCTATTATGTTAAAAAATAAGGAAACAATAAAAAGGATTAGTAAACGGTAATGGCTATCAAAAGAGAGGGTCTTACAGCTGAAAGGGACCTATAGTACGGCCGTTGAACCTGCCTTTTTCGTTCTGCATCGGATAATGTGAAGATTGCAGCGGTTAAAAGACCGTTATCATGAAGAGTGTAAAGCTTTGCTTTGAATTAGGGTGGTACCGCCGATTTTTCGGTCCCTAATGAAAGCAGGGCTTTTTTTGTTTTCAAAAATGCGGGGAGTGAATAACATGAAGGGTAATTTTGTTGAAAAAATTACGAATATGGAAGATGATTTTGCAAAATGGTATACAGATGTAGTGACAAAAGCGGAGCTTGTTGACTATTCAAGTGTCCGTGGATCCATGATTATTAGACCATACGGCTTCGCCATTTGGGAAAATATTAAAAATGAGCTTGATAACCGAATCAAAGAAACCGGGCATGAAAATGTCTATATGCCATTGTTCATACCAGAAAGCCTTCTTCAAAAGGAAAAGGATCATATTGAAGGCTTTGCTCCAGAGGTAGCATGGGTTACACACGGTGGCGAAGAAGAGCTAACAGAAAGACTTTGTGTACGCCCAACATCTGAAGTGCTGTTTGGCGAGCATTATAAAGACATCATTCATTCATACCGAGACTTGCCAAAGCTTTATAATCAATGGGCTAATGTTGTCAGATGGGAAAAAACAACAAGACCTTTTTTGCGTACACTAGAATTCCTTTGGCAGGAAGGTCATACTTGTCATGAAACAGAAGAGGATGCAGACAAAGAAACCGTGCAAATGCTTCATGTTTATGCAGATATTTGTGAACAAATATTAGCAATTCCTGTCATTAAGGGGAAGAAAACAGAGAAGGAAAAATTTGCTGGGGCAAGATATACTTATACGATTGAAAGTTTGATGCATGATGGAAAGGCGCTGCAATCAGGCACCTCTCATCATTTAGGGGACCACTTTGCCAAAGCCTTTGGTATTCAATTTACAGACAGGAACGGTAGGGAAAGCTATGTGCAGCAGACCTCATGGGGATTCACCACAAGAATCATTGGGGCAATGATAATGGTTCACGGCGACGACAGAGGATTAGTTGTGCCTCCAAGGATTGCACCGACCCAAGTGATGATTATTCCGATTGCCCAGCATAAGGAAGGCGTCCTTGATTTTACTTACGAGCTAAAAAACCAGCTCCAAACGAGCTTCCGTACAGGCTTGGATGCAAGTGATAAGAAGCCTGGCTGGAAGTTCAATGAATATGAAATGAAAGGTATTCCTGTCAGACTCGAGGTTGGCCCAAAGGATATAGAGCAAAAGCAAGTTGTGCTTGTGCGGCGTGATACAGGCGAAAAGCTTGCTGTGCCATTAGAGGGGCTTGAGCAAACAATAGCCAATCTCCTTCATGATATCCAAGGAAATCTGCTGACAAAGGCTACAGAGCATCGCGAAGCAAATACCCATATTGCCCTTGACTTCGATACATTTAAAAAACAGGCAAATGAACAGAAAACCGGCTTTATAAAAGCAATGTGGTGTGGTGACAGAGTGTGCGAAGATTTCATTAAAGAAGAAACTGGCGCAACATCAAGATGTATGCCGTTTGAACAAAAAAAAATCAGTGATAAATGTGTATGCTGCGATAAAGAAGCAGACGCGCTAGTGTATTGGGCAAAAGCTTATTAATGCCAAAAAGCCGAAGGAGAATATCCTTCGGCTTAAGCTGATTTTTTTAAAAAAATACAAACGTTTTCATTTTTCGCTATTTTTACCATATAGATAGTAAGAAAGTAGTATAACCCAAGTATTGACCGTCATGTATTATTTGTTAACATTAAAAGTGGGAGAAATAAAGCGTTATTATGGCGTATACCAGTGTGCTATATTGGGAAAATAGATTGCCTTTAGTCCTTGCTGGTTGATGACAGGACATCAGGCAGTGGAGGGGTATTGGATGAGAAAATGGGCTGTAATCGTCATGGTGGCCCTGTTTCTGGCTGGCTGCAGCTCAGAAACATATGCAAACGACATGAAAGCAGCAAAAACTGCGATAGAGAGCGGCGACTTAAAAAAAGCTCTGTTATCACTTGAACTTGCCCTTGAGCAGAAGCCAAAGGATAAAACCGCGCACGATCTACATAAAAGAGTGGCAGGATTAATGGATATAAAAACCGCCATTGATAACGGAAACTGGAGCGATGCCTTAGCCAAAGCAAGCCATCTTGCAGAGGATGGCAAGGTGGATAAAGATTTAGATACACTGCTGGACAAATATTTAGTAGCAGCAGAAGCAAATGCAATTGAATAGGAGAGAGGACAGGCTTCAATCAGTCTGTTTTTCATTAAGAAAGGCGTATTTTCTTTGGAAAAGCGTCTTTTTTTATTGGATATATGATTTGTTCATTTACAAAAAAACGCCATACACTATGGTAGTATCAAAACCCTTACCAGAGAGAAAATGAGAGGTTAAAAGAGGTACCACGTATGCTGTCGGTAATAAAAAGGAAAAGAAAAACGTTGCGCTGCTATGATTATTCATTATAGTTGGACAAGTCTTCTTAGTTATTTCAGTAACGATAAAGGCAAATGCATGTCTCTTTATGAATAATGATATTCCAACTATTAATGCTATTTTTTATCTGTATGTAATTTCCCTAATGATTTGGTGAAAGGAAAATGATTAATGATGAAATTCTTAATACATACACCTTAATAGAAGAATAAGGAAGTGTTAAATACGTATAAAAGAGACCTAGTAGATAACTTCTTCTAGGTCTCTCTTTATTAGAATTCATTAAACTGTTTGATTGTTCTCTAGCTTTTCTCTCTCTTTTTCATTACTTTCATGCAAATGTTTTGTTGCTGGCCAAAAGGCAGCTTTTTTGCATAAGGCAGTTATGCTAGGCACCAAAAATGGACGAACAACAAATGTATCGAGAAGCACACCGATTGCGGTAATTGTTCCGAAATGGACTAATATTTGAATCGGTAATGTTGTTAATACCATAAAGGTGGCTGCAAGGATAACTCCTGCTGAGGTAATAACTCCCCCAGATTCGGCGACTCCTTCTTTAATCGCTTGGGTAAGCGGCATTTCCTTGCTCTTCTTCCAAATGCTCGAAATCATGAAAATATTATAATCTTCTCCAAGTGCGACAATGAAGACGAAGGCGTAAAGTGGAATCAGCCCTTGAATAGCGTCAACACCAAATCCGTAATGGAGAATGACCCAGCCTAAGCCTAATGCACTGAAATAAGACAGCAGCACTGTTGCAATTAAATAAATCATCGCTGTTATGGATCGCAAATATGCAAGCAATAGCACTGCTATCATTACAATAATAATCGGAATGACAAGAAGTGCATCACCATCAGCTGTTTCTTTCGTATCAAGCTGCTCTGCGGTTATGCCTCCAATCCAAACCTTGTCACTGCTGTTTGCAATACCATTGTCAGAAAGAGTTTTTTCAACAGCTTCACGGAGGTCAGGCAGCTTTTCCATTGCCTCATTTGAGTAAGGATTTGTGTTAAGCTCTACCGAGTATTTCAGCATGCCTGCATCATCTTTTCCTTGCTCACCCTCAGAAACCTTCTCTACATATGGCAGCTCGTTCAATGTATCTTCTACAGATATATTTTTTCCTTCTGTTTGGACAACAATTTCTGCTGGAGCAAGCTCACCTGCAGAAAAATGCTCAGAAATAATTGAGAATCCCTCTCTTGACGGCATATCTTCAGGGAAGGAAGACAATGTGTCATACGTGTATTCGGTCTTTAAGGATAATAAGGCGAAAATGCCGAGAAATACAGTCGTTATTATAGTAACCTTCCAAGGATGCTTCACGGCGATTTTACCGACAAATTCCCCGATTGCCCA is part of the Niallia taxi genome and harbors:
- the proS gene encoding proline--tRNA ligase; amino-acid sequence: MKGNFVEKITNMEDDFAKWYTDVVTKAELVDYSSVRGSMIIRPYGFAIWENIKNELDNRIKETGHENVYMPLFIPESLLQKEKDHIEGFAPEVAWVTHGGEEELTERLCVRPTSEVLFGEHYKDIIHSYRDLPKLYNQWANVVRWEKTTRPFLRTLEFLWQEGHTCHETEEDADKETVQMLHVYADICEQILAIPVIKGKKTEKEKFAGARYTYTIESLMHDGKALQSGTSHHLGDHFAKAFGIQFTDRNGRESYVQQTSWGFTTRIIGAMIMVHGDDRGLVVPPRIAPTQVMIIPIAQHKEGVLDFTYELKNQLQTSFRTGLDASDKKPGWKFNEYEMKGIPVRLEVGPKDIEQKQVVLVRRDTGEKLAVPLEGLEQTIANLLHDIQGNLLTKATEHREANTHIALDFDTFKKQANEQKTGFIKAMWCGDRVCEDFIKEETGATSRCMPFEQKKISDKCVCCDKEADALVYWAKAY